A region of the Phyllopteryx taeniolatus isolate TA_2022b chromosome 9, UOR_Ptae_1.2, whole genome shotgun sequence genome:
TGCCTAGGTGGTCATTACAGCCATGTCTGATCATTTTGGCCTTGATAAAGGTAAAGCTCCAGGCATTACTAGGACGTACAGAACCAAGcaaggcctttttttttgaaggagaTGCATTCTGGGACTCATGCCAGCACATATCTGCAGCCAGATACTGAATCTGAGGCCCTTGCACCGAGAGCCTTCATCATCCTCCAGATTCCACCATGATCAGCCTCATCCGAGCACAACTGGTTACTGTTAGGGAACGCACAAATGTTTGCAGCAGGCTTACAAATGTGAAGAGTAGAAAAATTGTTGGCATTTGGCCTAACTTAAGGCTTTTAAGAGCCACCATCAACAAGGCTGAAAAGTCACAATGAAGAGAAAGAGTCAAGAGTTGATGAAGTTGCCATGGAGGATGTTGATTAGGGCCAAGAAGACCCCATTGCCTAAAAGTGTTTTGCAAAAAATGCAGAATCTAGGCTTGAGAAGTTTGAGGGAATTCGGTTTTCTTTTCCCCTTTTGAATGGGACTATTTGTGAGGGAGAGGGGCTCTTTTATCTAACATTTTGAATGGTACTTTACTGGTATATTCGGGTGGGTTGGTGCATTTCTGTTAACTTTTTAATGGGTTGGTTCGGCGGTGTGGATAATATTTAActcaacattcatgtttttgttcttcaatGAAAGCATTGATTATTCAGTAACATGTTGAAATGTGATGCTTTTTAGTTGTATTATTTCgcatggatgtctgcttatgacagagcaaaatgtttgtatttatgtttgaaTAAAATACACTCCCATTACATTCTCTGTTAATTCCTATTAATTCTCTTAAACTCCCACAATTTCCATGGCAACTatccaatttggaatatttccaaaattcccatTTCCCATGGAAAAACCTTCCACCCCTTTTGAAACCGTATTGccattattttaacttttttaatctCACTTCTTCTCCAGTTCAAACACTGGAACTTCTGCTGTTCCACAACTTATTCTCGGAACTAATCATTAAGATATGTGTCGTTCCCCCCCAGAGTATCTAAATGGCTACAAGGAAGTCTGTATCAGATGCATACAACAATGGTAAGGATTTGTTTCACTCTTCATATTTGAGGGCAAGTTCAAATTGTAAATTCTACTGTCAGTTAGCTTATGCAAATTTTGTCTTTTCATGTAGGACCCATCAGCTACCTTGATGATGTTCCCTTCAAGGTCAATGAAAAGTTTCGCTGCCCTGCTAAGGTGGGGCTACCTGTTGGCTTTTGTCTGCCAGACTGCAGCTCTCTGTTGGTGGACACAGAGGTAAATAATTTAAGCTGCTTTGACACtacattctgtattttttttcccccgggtTCTTTTGTTAATAAACTCGTGGATGGAATCAATGATCCGGCTGAAAAATAAGTTCAATTTTGTATTAAAACGATAAACGATAATTCATACTATGGGTGTAACGGTTCACAGAAATGACTGTTTGGTACGTACCTCAGTTTTGGGGTCACAGTTCGGTACAAGTTCAGTACAAcagaaaaaagcaacaaaaagtaCCAAATGCATAATTGTAGGattcttcatttattttcagcAGACTGTAGTGTAAGTAGTAGTCGAACATTTAGAACTACCTGAGATAACTTAGTATAAGCTGTAGAGTCTTTATTCACCACTTAAACCTATGCctaattctatttatttatttaccctgTATTTAACCACATAAGGCAGTTGAGAACAGTTCCTCATTTACAATGCCGACCAGACTGCACACAGCAGGGTGaaacaaggcaaaataaaagcaagtacaaataaatacatatacaaccccaattccattgaagttgggacgttgtgttaaacataaataaaaacagaatacaatgatttgcaaatcatgttcaacctatatttaattgaatacactacaaagacaagatatttaatgttcaaactgataaactttattgtttttagcaaataatcattaacttagaattttatggctgcaacacgttccaaaatagctgggacagggtgatgtttaccactgtgttacatcgccttttcttttaacaacattcaataaaggtttgggaactgaggacactaattgttgaatctttgtaggtggaattctttcccattcttgcttgatatacagcgtcagctgttcaacagtccggggtctccgttgtcgtattttacgcttcataatgcgccacacattttcaatgggagacaggtctggactgcaggcaggccagtctggtacccgcactcttttactacgaagccacgctgttgtaacgtgcagaatgtggtttggcattgtcttgctgaaataagcaggggcgtccatgaaaaagacattgcttggatggcagcatatgtttctccaaaacctgtatatacctttcagcaataatgccttcacagatgtgtaagttacacatgccattggcactaacacggccccataccatcacagatgctggcttttgaactttgtgtccataacagtccggatggtttttAGCTTGTTATGAAtcacatttgaatgttttcaagcatgaaccaAAGGACATGCCACCGCATCACAGTAGGATTattaatttacaattttttttttatctttgttcctctatttatgccagtgaggcttAGTGACGgacttctattagatggcaggaagtacatacagtaattaccgtgtatctactttttgtgacatttttatttgtttgtgtgccgtgagattttccaattgtaaaataaaatatacaggtactccggtttcctcccacatcccaaaaacatgcatggtagtttaattgaaaactctaaattgcccgtaggtgtgaatgtgagtgcgaatggttgtttgtttacatcctTTTTTCTCTGATATTTCCCCTTGTCTATGCCCACTTTTTATGATCACAACAGTATGACTTTTGTCTGGAGAAGCGAAGTGTTCGCTGGGGGATGGAGCTTGCTGAAGCGCGAGCAGCGGAGGCACGAGCAGAAGAGGCCACTGCGAAACAGGAGGCAGAAAATCAAGAATGCTTGGCTCAGTCTGAGGACATTAATGGTGGTAGAGGGAAGATACCCCAGTCTGCTGTTGAAGACCATGACCCTCCTCCACCAGCAATGAACCCTGTCCTTGCAGGACTGAGCCATGATGCTATACTCACACCTCTGCCTGCCCCAAGTCTTGGTCCAAGGAAAATTCAACCTAGCACTCATCAGCCACATGGGCTCAACCTGGCTGACTTTGAGCGGGAAGAAGACCCCTTTGACAAGCTAGAGCTTAAAACATTGGACGATAAAGAGGAGCTTAGAAGCATTCTCCAGAGCCAGCCTCAACCTGCTCCTTCTGTATCCCCTCTGGATGGGTCCCAGCAAGGCCCCGCTTCACGTGGAAACAGCCCATCTCCTCCCACCAACACCAGCGTTCCCGTGAAAGCAGGCTTTGCCCATAAACCCAATGGCTTGGTTCCCTTGATGGATATGGACAGAGTTGGGCATCATGTAAGGTTAAGTTTTGAAGTGGAGGATCGACCCTGCAACATCCGCTCCCTGACTTTTCCCAAACTTTCGGATTCTGGGGATCCCGAACCAGTAAGAAACAGCCCACACCTCGCACCCATGCCTGCTCCCCAACAGAACCTACCCAATGGCAGCCCCCCGATTATACCCACGTCCCAGGTTATTGTTGCCCCTGAGCACCTAAGCTTCAGTAAGAGTGGTGGACCAAAACAGGTGAGGATGAGGTTATATACATAATGGTGGACTGCTTATTGATGAATATTTCCTTCCCAGACCTCATTGCTATTCTTATCATATTGATTCCCAGGTAAACTCGGGGTTAGGTTCTGCTGGCTTGCCATGTGGGGGAGCCTTGCTGAGCATGACCCCTGGTGAGCGCCAGTGTGTGGAAACCCT
Encoded here:
- the ubap1 gene encoding ubiquitin-associated protein 1, which codes for MATRKSVSDAYNNGPISYLDDVPFKVNEKFRCPAKVGLPVGFCLPDCSSLLVDTEYDFCLEKRSVRWGMELAEARAAEARAEEATAKQEAENQECLAQSEDINGGRGKIPQSAVEDHDPPPPAMNPVLAGLSHDAILTPLPAPSLGPRKIQPSTHQPHGLNLADFEREEDPFDKLELKTLDDKEELRSILQSQPQPAPSVSPLDGSQQGPASRGNSPSPPTNTSVPVKAGFAHKPNGLVPLMDMDRVGHHVRLSFEVEDRPCNIRSLTFPKLSDSGDPEPVRNSPHLAPMPAPQQNLPNGSPPIIPTSQVIVAPEHLSFSKSGGPKQVNSGLGSAGLPCGGALLSMTPGERQCVETLVGMGYSYEGVLRAMQRQGQNVEQVLDYLFVHGRLCERGFDASAVEECLEMYQCSEEKALQFLELMSRFGEMGFEREAIKEVLLVHNNDQDKALEDLMARAAAS